From one Rhizobium sp. CIAT894 genomic stretch:
- a CDS encoding PBP1A family penicillin-binding protein, translated as MPNSPESSSAESSGESVGSSSSGRNQTVDSAPQAAASDSQDITQVDDPQPPQGSFGQTRRAASSLFRALRHDLQASSALAKTRTAASVLRRKLRRSMRLVTTSAPIRWMTTALARAGRGIRDRRGNPGESRRRRRPLLAGWRKFAIGTALLVCLLVTSVLVWALKDVPWSEIRDGTLKPVVVLETADGAPLVRQGPYQGPYARYDQFPPHLIDAVLSIEDRRFMDHFGVDPRGIGRAFLRNLEAGSVVEGGSTITQQLIKLQYLDSDRTIKRKIQELVIAVWLEWKLGKHEILTRYLNSVYLGAGATGMPAAARIYFNKDIGALNLPESAMLAGLLRAPSQWNPIDNFEGARQRTMVVLDAMTANGKITAPQAAEAKTSFARLHPTTPTPRSGSWFADWISPQASEIAGSSPGSTTVRTTLVPQLQQIAERIVTRSLDGEGKTVGASQAALVAMTPDGAVVAMVGGRDYKASQFNRAVTAMRQPGSTFKLFVYFAALKAGLTLSDQVLDAPIDIDGWSPENSGGNYHGWVTLAEAFARSLNAASVTLAQEVGLDNVIAAARELGIDAPLANTPSLALGTSEVNLLNLTSAYASVQLGRAPVRPWGIIDFQAAGQPKTFRVGAQSKPSVDLSPYQSDLLGLLQLVVERGTGRGADPGTFAAGKTGTSQNNRDAWFVGFTDALVVGVWVGNDDDAPMKGVTGGALPAHIWRDFVSEATVEPTLSGVRSNEEAVDGQGAPQSCNITACSRSYRSFRPSDCTYQPYSGGRRLCEK; from the coding sequence ATGCCCAATTCGCCCGAATCCTCAAGTGCCGAATCCTCAGGTGAAAGCGTTGGCAGCTCGAGCTCGGGTCGCAATCAGACAGTCGATTCGGCGCCGCAAGCCGCAGCCTCGGATTCGCAAGACATCACCCAAGTCGACGACCCGCAACCGCCCCAGGGATCCTTCGGCCAAACCAGACGGGCCGCGAGCAGTCTGTTCCGTGCGCTGCGTCACGATTTGCAGGCAAGTTCGGCGTTGGCGAAGACCAGGACAGCCGCTTCGGTTCTAAGGCGGAAGCTGAGGAGGTCGATGCGGCTGGTAACCACATCGGCGCCAATTCGGTGGATGACCACTGCTCTGGCCAGAGCCGGACGCGGAATTCGCGATCGGCGTGGCAATCCTGGTGAAAGTCGCCGGCGGCGCCGGCCGCTTCTGGCGGGCTGGCGGAAATTCGCCATAGGGACGGCGTTGCTTGTCTGCCTCCTCGTCACCAGCGTGCTGGTATGGGCACTGAAGGATGTGCCCTGGAGCGAAATCCGGGATGGAACACTGAAGCCGGTCGTGGTGCTGGAAACCGCCGACGGCGCGCCATTGGTCAGACAGGGGCCTTATCAAGGACCATATGCGCGATACGACCAGTTTCCACCCCATCTGATCGACGCCGTGCTTTCGATCGAGGACCGCCGGTTCATGGACCATTTCGGCGTCGATCCGAGGGGCATCGGCAGGGCGTTTCTGCGGAACCTGGAGGCCGGCTCGGTGGTCGAGGGCGGCAGCACCATCACGCAGCAGCTCATCAAGCTGCAATATCTCGACAGCGATCGAACGATAAAACGGAAGATTCAGGAGCTTGTCATCGCCGTCTGGCTGGAGTGGAAGCTCGGCAAGCATGAAATCCTGACGCGCTATCTCAACAGCGTCTATCTTGGCGCGGGCGCAACCGGCATGCCTGCCGCCGCGCGCATCTATTTCAACAAGGATATCGGCGCCCTCAACCTGCCGGAGTCGGCGATGCTGGCGGGGCTGCTGCGGGCGCCGAGCCAATGGAACCCGATCGACAATTTCGAAGGCGCCCGGCAGCGCACCATGGTCGTTCTCGACGCGATGACGGCCAATGGCAAAATCACCGCGCCACAGGCGGCGGAGGCCAAGACGAGCTTTGCCAGGCTGCACCCAACGACGCCCACGCCGCGCTCCGGAAGCTGGTTTGCAGACTGGATTTCGCCGCAGGCGAGCGAAATCGCCGGCTCCTCGCCAGGCTCGACGACGGTGCGCACCACGCTGGTGCCGCAATTGCAGCAGATCGCCGAAAGGATCGTGACAAGGTCCTTAGATGGTGAAGGAAAAACAGTGGGAGCATCGCAGGCCGCGCTGGTTGCGATGACGCCGGACGGCGCGGTCGTTGCGATGGTTGGCGGGCGCGACTACAAGGCGAGCCAGTTCAACCGCGCCGTCACTGCGATGCGCCAGCCGGGCTCCACCTTCAAGCTGTTTGTCTACTTCGCGGCATTGAAAGCTGGGCTCACCTTGTCCGACCAGGTGCTGGACGCGCCAATCGACATCGATGGCTGGTCGCCGGAAAATTCCGGCGGCAATTATCACGGTTGGGTCACGCTTGCCGAGGCGTTCGCGCGATCGCTCAATGCCGCGTCAGTAACGCTTGCCCAAGAGGTCGGCCTGGACAATGTGATTGCCGCAGCGCGCGAACTCGGCATCGATGCGCCACTGGCCAACACGCCGTCTTTGGCGCTCGGTACCTCCGAAGTCAATCTGCTTAATCTCACCAGCGCCTATGCGTCCGTCCAGCTCGGCAGGGCACCTGTCAGGCCCTGGGGCATCATCGATTTCCAAGCGGCAGGGCAGCCCAAGACCTTTCGCGTTGGCGCACAATCGAAGCCGAGTGTCGATCTCTCGCCCTACCAGTCCGATCTCCTCGGGCTGCTGCAACTGGTGGTCGAGCGCGGCACTGGACGGGGAGCAGATCCCGGCACCTTTGCGGCCGGCAAGACCGGCACCAGCCAGAACAATCGGGATGCCTGGTTCGTCGGCTTCACGGACGCCCTCGTGGTGGGTGTCTGGGTTGGCAATGACGATGACGCGCCGATGAAGGGGGTGACGGGGGGCGCCCTGCCAGC
- the cysN gene encoding sulfate adenylyltransferase subunit CysN yields the protein MTAANTAVSAATAVSLPAAEPQKALRDSRPLRLITCGSVDDGKSTLIGRLLWDTKAVKEDQAATLQRDSTGKQNDLGLPDFALLLDGLQAEREQGITIDVAYRYFSTDKRSFIVADTPGHEQYTRNMATGASTADLAILLVDARFGILEQTRRHATIASLLGIKQFVLAVNKIDLTGYDRAGFDKISHEFREFALSLGVKQITAIPMSALKGENVVYSGQAAMPWYTGPTLVETLELATVRSSQTVGFRLSVQRVSRPGESFRGYQGTVAGGSVKPGDSVMILPSGMVANVSKIVTFDLVRNAAVAGDAITLVLDRQVDVARGDMIVSIDAQPQVGLAFDAQIVALQPEGIEPGKRYWLKSGSRRQRVQVQPLSQLELKTGTWNAAQRLYMNAIGKVRLSFDEAAIFDPYEQNRQSGSFILIDPETNNTVAGGMVTGKRTELGGLHNGEGRVILSLPADLAEQIMASELFASRSHEAEVRRMTAAEAADLWSSAASDI from the coding sequence ATGACCGCAGCCAACACCGCCGTCTCGGCCGCCACCGCCGTCAGCCTGCCTGCGGCCGAGCCGCAGAAAGCTCTGCGCGACTCGCGCCCGTTGCGCCTGATTACCTGCGGCAGCGTCGATGACGGCAAGTCGACCCTGATCGGCCGCCTGCTCTGGGACACCAAGGCGGTCAAGGAAGACCAGGCCGCCACGCTGCAGCGCGATTCCACCGGCAAGCAGAACGATCTCGGCCTGCCCGACTTCGCCCTGCTGCTCGACGGCCTGCAGGCCGAGCGCGAACAGGGCATCACCATCGATGTCGCCTATCGCTATTTCTCGACCGACAAGCGCTCCTTCATCGTCGCCGACACGCCCGGCCACGAGCAATATACCCGCAACATGGCGACCGGCGCCTCGACCGCCGATCTCGCCATCCTGCTCGTCGATGCGCGCTTCGGCATTCTGGAGCAGACGCGCCGCCACGCGACGATCGCTTCGCTGCTCGGCATCAAGCAGTTCGTGCTCGCCGTCAACAAGATCGACCTGACGGGCTATGATCGCGCCGGCTTCGACAAGATCAGCCATGAATTCCGGGAATTTGCCCTGTCGCTCGGCGTCAAGCAGATCACCGCCATTCCGATGTCGGCGCTGAAGGGCGAAAACGTCGTCTATTCCGGCCAGGCCGCCATGCCCTGGTACACCGGCCCGACGCTGGTCGAGACGCTGGAGCTTGCGACCGTGCGCTCGTCGCAGACGGTCGGCTTCCGCCTTTCGGTGCAGCGTGTCTCGCGCCCGGGCGAAAGCTTCCGCGGTTATCAGGGCACGGTTGCCGGCGGCTCGGTCAAGCCGGGCGACAGCGTCATGATCCTGCCGTCCGGCATGGTCGCCAATGTCTCCAAGATCGTCACCTTCGATCTGGTGCGCAATGCCGCCGTTGCCGGTGATGCGATCACGCTGGTGCTCGACCGCCAGGTCGATGTGGCGCGCGGCGACATGATCGTCTCGATCGACGCCCAGCCGCAGGTCGGCCTTGCCTTCGACGCACAGATCGTCGCACTCCAGCCCGAAGGCATCGAGCCCGGCAAACGCTACTGGCTGAAAAGCGGTTCGCGCCGCCAGCGCGTCCAGGTGCAGCCGCTCAGCCAGCTGGAACTCAAGACCGGCACATGGAACGCCGCCCAGCGGCTCTACATGAACGCAATCGGCAAAGTGCGCCTTTCCTTCGACGAAGCGGCGATCTTCGACCCGTATGAGCAGAACCGGCAGTCCGGCTCCTTCATCCTGATCGATCCGGAGACCAACAACACGGTCGCCGGCGGCATGGTGACCGGCAAGCGCACCGAACTTGGCGGCCTGCACAATGGCGAAGGCCGCGTCATTCTCTCGCTGCCGGCCGATCTTGCCGAACAGATCATGGCCAGCGAACTCTTCGCCAGCCGCAGCCACGAGGCCGAGGTACGGCGCATGACGGCAGCCGAAGCCGCCGACCTCTGGTCGAGCGCTGCCAGCGATATCTGA
- the cysD gene encoding sulfate adenylyltransferase subunit CysD — protein MPDSRPDTELSNPQSTKAPLDPHLKALENESIHIFREVAAEFERPVMLYSIGKDSSVLLHLARKAFYPGRVPFPLLHVNTGWKFREMIAFRDETAKKYDLDLIEHINPRGAAENITPFTHGSAAFTDIMKTESLRQALDAGQFDAAFGGARRDEEASRAKERIYSFRTPDHRWDPRNQRPELWNVYNGMIRKGESVRAFPLSNWTEVDIWRYIQAEDIPLVPLYYARKRPFVERDGMMILAEDPRLELLPGEVRQEGMIRFRTLGDFPLTGAIRSQATTLEEVIAELEIATVSERQGRAIDRDQSGSMEKKKREGYF, from the coding sequence ATGCCCGATAGCCGTCCGGATACGGAACTCAGCAATCCCCAGAGCACCAAGGCGCCGCTCGACCCGCATCTGAAGGCGCTGGAAAACGAATCCATCCATATCTTCCGCGAGGTCGCGGCCGAATTCGAGCGTCCCGTCATGCTCTATTCGATCGGCAAGGATTCCTCGGTGCTGCTGCACCTGGCGCGCAAGGCCTTCTATCCCGGCCGCGTGCCCTTCCCGCTGCTGCATGTGAATACCGGCTGGAAATTCCGCGAGATGATCGCCTTCCGCGACGAAACCGCGAAGAAGTACGATCTCGACCTGATCGAGCACATCAATCCGCGCGGCGCGGCCGAAAACATCACGCCCTTCACCCATGGTTCGGCCGCCTTCACCGACATCATGAAGACCGAAAGCCTGCGCCAGGCGCTCGATGCCGGCCAGTTCGACGCCGCTTTCGGCGGCGCGCGCCGCGACGAGGAGGCAAGCCGCGCCAAGGAGCGCATCTATTCCTTCCGTACCCCCGACCATCGCTGGGATCCGCGCAACCAGCGGCCGGAACTCTGGAACGTCTATAACGGCATGATCCGCAAGGGCGAGAGCGTGCGCGCCTTCCCGCTGTCGAACTGGACGGAAGTGGATATCTGGCGCTACATCCAGGCCGAGGACATTCCGCTGGTGCCGCTCTACTACGCCAGGAAGCGGCCGTTCGTGGAGCGCGACGGCATGATGATCCTGGCCGAGGATCCGCGCCTGGAACTGCTGCCCGGCGAAGTGCGCCAGGAAGGCATGATCCGCTTCCGCACGCTCGGCGATTTCCCGCTGACCGGCGCCATCCGCTCCCAGGCGACCACCCTCGAAGAGGTGATCGCCGAACTCGAAATTGCAACGGTGTCCGAACGCCAGGGCCGCGCCATCGACCGCGACCAGTCCGGCTCCATGGAAAAGAAGAAGCGTGAAGGATATTTCTGA
- a CDS encoding phosphoadenylyl-sulfate reductase, with translation MTVINSIAEAEAVNDRLAGLDLAGRLSLVSSLGGRVVFTTSLGIEDQVISAEIGTHRLPIDVATLQTGRLFAETLALIEETESQYDIKIQRYEPEKADIDAYAAQYGLNGFYESVEARHACCGVRKLKPLARALEGATIWITGLRRGQSANRAETPFAEYDAERHLLKVNPLADWDLEAIKAFVAANGVPVNPLHARGYPSIGCEPCTRAIKPGEPERAGRWWWEQDETRECGLHVAEEAAAIAAV, from the coding sequence ATGACTGTTATCAATTCGATTGCCGAAGCCGAGGCTGTGAATGACAGGCTGGCGGGTCTCGACCTGGCCGGGCGTCTGTCGCTGGTCTCGAGCCTCGGCGGCCGTGTGGTGTTCACCACTTCGCTCGGCATCGAGGACCAGGTGATATCAGCCGAGATCGGCACCCACCGCCTGCCGATCGATGTCGCAACGCTGCAGACCGGCCGGCTGTTTGCCGAGACGCTGGCGCTGATCGAAGAGACGGAAAGCCAGTACGACATCAAGATCCAGCGCTATGAGCCTGAAAAGGCCGATATCGACGCCTATGCGGCGCAATACGGCCTCAACGGTTTCTACGAGAGCGTCGAGGCCCGGCATGCCTGTTGCGGCGTGCGCAAGCTGAAGCCGCTTGCGCGCGCGCTCGAAGGTGCCACCATCTGGATCACCGGCCTGCGCCGCGGCCAATCCGCCAACCGCGCTGAAACGCCCTTTGCCGAATATGATGCCGAACGGCACCTGTTGAAGGTCAATCCGCTCGCCGATTGGGATCTCGAGGCGATCAAGGCCTTCGTTGCCGCAAACGGCGTGCCGGTCAACCCGCTGCATGCCCGCGGCTATCCCTCGATCGGCTGCGAGCCCTGCACCCGGGCGATCAAGCCCGGCGAGCCGGAACGCGCCGGCCGCTGGTGGTGGGAGCAGGACGAGACGCGCGAATGCGGCCTGCATGTCGCCGAAGAAGCTGCGGCGATCGCCGCGGTATAA
- a CDS encoding Rrf2 family transcriptional regulator, producing the protein MITQKAKYALRALTALADADADEPVMISDIAAQQKIPKKFLEQILLDLKHHGIVVSRRGKQGGYLLLKPAHTITFGEILRIVDGPIAPLPCLSITAYRRCDDCDGEQNCQIRHVFAKVADATRKVLFSTTIADAAQPAHSAEVTRLLA; encoded by the coding sequence ATGATTACGCAAAAGGCGAAATATGCGCTGCGGGCGCTGACGGCTCTGGCCGATGCCGATGCCGACGAACCGGTGATGATTTCCGATATCGCGGCACAGCAGAAGATCCCGAAGAAGTTCCTCGAACAGATCCTGCTCGACCTGAAACATCACGGCATCGTCGTCAGCCGCCGCGGCAAGCAGGGCGGTTATCTCCTGCTCAAACCTGCCCACACCATCACCTTCGGCGAGATCCTGCGCATCGTCGACGGCCCGATCGCGCCGCTGCCCTGCCTGTCGATCACCGCCTACCGCCGGTGCGACGATTGCGACGGCGAACAGAACTGCCAGATCCGCCACGTCTTCGCCAAGGTGGCCGACGCCACCCGCAAGGTGCTGTTCTCCACGACCATCGCCGACGCCGCCCAGCCCGCCCACAGCGCCGAAGTCACCCGGCTGCTCGCCTGA
- a CDS encoding chloride channel protein → MPVLYRKSRLLRRSRVLWGSLALWRPRLIFWCGAFAIGIISVGFARLADLAQRAFAGLTASGEWGFLLPLVITPLGFMLSAYLAARFFPNAQGSGIPQAIAARHLRDAEDRTRLLSLRLVFGKIVLTVLGLLSGASIGREGPTVQVGASIMLAVARFGGMAQARGLILAGSAAGIAAAFNTPLAGIVFAIEEMSRTYESRANGLVLTAVILSGLAALGLAGSYNYFGSTSVAPASLRDWELVLVCGIGGGALGAAFSGLALHAGQHIRRFAQPQPLRRMVLLAAVCGLAVAVIGMLSGGTTFGTGYDQAKGAVEGNPLPLIFFLEKLVAGFLSMISGIPGGIFAPSLAVGAGFGSTVGQLMGSGIALAAILGMAGYFSGVVQAPMTAFVIILEMTGDHQAVIPIMAVSMIGYITSRLLSREPLYHGLSRVFIAAAIRARRAGAG, encoded by the coding sequence CTGCCAGTGTTGTACCGCAAGTCCCGACTTCTTCGCCGATCCCGTGTTCTCTGGGGTTCTCTCGCGCTCTGGCGTCCGCGGCTGATCTTTTGGTGCGGCGCCTTTGCGATCGGCATCATCAGCGTCGGCTTTGCCAGGCTTGCCGATCTCGCCCAGCGCGCCTTTGCCGGCCTGACCGCATCGGGCGAATGGGGCTTCCTGCTGCCGCTCGTCATCACGCCTCTCGGCTTCATGCTGTCGGCCTATCTTGCGGCGCGGTTTTTCCCGAATGCGCAGGGCAGCGGCATTCCCCAGGCGATCGCCGCGCGGCATCTGCGCGATGCGGAAGACCGCACCCGCCTGCTGTCGCTGCGGCTCGTCTTCGGCAAGATCGTGCTGACGGTGCTCGGCCTCCTCAGCGGCGCATCGATCGGCCGCGAAGGGCCGACCGTGCAGGTGGGCGCATCGATCATGCTGGCCGTCGCCCGCTTCGGCGGCATGGCGCAGGCCCGCGGCCTGATCCTCGCCGGCTCGGCCGCCGGCATTGCAGCCGCCTTCAACACGCCGCTTGCCGGCATCGTCTTTGCCATCGAGGAAATGAGCCGGACCTACGAATCGCGCGCCAACGGCCTTGTCCTGACCGCCGTCATCCTGTCGGGCCTTGCCGCGCTCGGGCTTGCCGGCAGTTATAATTATTTCGGCTCGACATCCGTTGCGCCGGCTTCGCTGCGCGACTGGGAACTGGTGCTCGTCTGCGGCATCGGCGGCGGCGCCCTTGGCGCTGCGTTCAGCGGCCTTGCGCTCCATGCCGGCCAGCATATCCGCCGTTTCGCGCAGCCGCAGCCGCTGCGGCGGATGGTGCTGCTGGCGGCCGTCTGCGGCCTTGCCGTCGCCGTCATCGGCATGCTCTCGGGCGGCACGACCTTCGGCACCGGTTACGACCAGGCGAAAGGGGCCGTCGAAGGCAACCCCCTGCCCCTGATCTTCTTCCTGGAAAAGCTGGTTGCCGGCTTCCTGTCGATGATTTCAGGCATTCCGGGCGGCATCTTCGCGCCTTCGCTTGCCGTCGGCGCCGGCTTCGGCAGCACCGTCGGCCAGCTGATGGGCAGCGGCATTGCGCTTGCGGCGATCCTCGGCATGGCCGGCTATTTCTCCGGCGTGGTGCAGGCGCCGATGACGGCCTTCGTCATCATTCTGGAAATGACCGGCGATCACCAGGCCGTCATCCCGATCATGGCGGTGTCGATGATCGGCTACATCACCTCGCGGCTCCTGTCGCGCGAGCCGCTCTACCACGGCCTCTCACGCGTGTTCATCGCCGCGGCGATCAGGGCGCGGCGGGCGGGAGCGGGATGA
- a CDS encoding YlcI/YnfO family protein translates to MKTASLPSLRVDPELRAAAESVLKEGESLSSLMEDSLRRQIDYRKTQAEFIARGLAGLAEAERTGVYYTTDDVQKLMRNKLEKAKDRKAAQQQ, encoded by the coding sequence ATGAAAACTGCATCGCTCCCATCCCTTCGCGTGGATCCTGAATTGCGTGCTGCCGCCGAAAGCGTTCTGAAAGAAGGTGAGAGCTTATCGTCGCTGATGGAAGACTCTCTTCGCCGCCAGATCGATTATAGAAAGACGCAGGCGGAGTTCATCGCGCGGGGTCTGGCTGGTCTGGCGGAAGCGGAACGGACTGGTGTCTATTACACGACGGATGACGTTCAGAAGTTGATGCGCAACAAGCTTGAAAAGGCTAAAGACCGCAAAGCAGCGCAACAGCAATGA
- a CDS encoding type II toxin-antitoxin system RelE/ParE family toxin — protein MTFELRYTQTFYEDLDRLSDFLIERNPDLAERGIGAIQKALMILEDFPLMARRASEDDPLLRELVVPFGSAGYVILFKVTGETTVTVLAIRHQREEDYH, from the coding sequence ATGACTTTCGAACTGAGATACACCCAGACCTTTTATGAAGATCTGGATCGGCTCTCAGACTTTCTTATCGAACGCAATCCGGATTTGGCGGAACGCGGCATCGGCGCCATTCAGAAAGCGCTGATGATACTTGAGGATTTTCCTCTTATGGCCAGACGGGCATCTGAGGATGATCCCTTGTTGCGCGAACTCGTCGTACCCTTCGGCTCGGCCGGATACGTCATCCTATTCAAAGTGACGGGCGAAACGACCGTAACCGTCCTCGCCATCCGTCACCAGCGAGAAGAAGATTATCACTGA
- the betA gene encoding choline dehydrogenase → MQADFVIIGSGSAGSALAYRLSEDGKNSVLVIEAGGSDFGPFIQMPAALAWPMSMKRYNWGYLSEPEPNLNNRRITAPRGKVIGGSSSINGMVYVRGHAEDFNRWEELGASGWAYADVLPYFKRMEHSHGGEEGWRGTNGPLHVQRGGFTNPLFRAFVEAGKQAGFETTEDYNGRKQEGFGLMEQTIFAGRRWSAANAYLKPALKRQNVEIVYGLARKIVIENGRATGVEIERGGRTEVVKANREVIVSASSFNSPKLLMLSGIGPGQHLNDMGIDVKADRPGVGANLQDHMEFYFQQVSTKPVSLYSWLPWFWQGVAGAQWLLSKGGLGASNQFEACAFLRSAPGLKQPDIQYHFLPVAISYDGKAAAKSHGFQVHVGYNLSKSRGNVTLRSPDPKAEPVLRFNYMSHPEDWEKFRHCVRLTREIFGQTAFDAYRGPEIQPGEGVQSDEQIDAFLREHLESAYHPCGTCKMGAKDDPMAVVDPQTRVIGVEALRVADSSIFPHVTYGNLNGPSIMTGEKAADHILGKQPLARSNQEPWINPRAAVSDR, encoded by the coding sequence ATGCAAGCAGATTTCGTCATCATCGGCTCCGGTTCCGCCGGCTCGGCGCTTGCCTATCGCCTCTCCGAAGACGGCAAGAATTCCGTTCTCGTCATCGAGGCGGGCGGCAGCGATTTCGGGCCGTTCATCCAGATGCCGGCGGCTCTTGCCTGGCCGATGAGCATGAAGCGCTATAACTGGGGTTATCTCTCCGAGCCGGAACCCAACCTCAACAACCGGCGCATCACTGCGCCGCGCGGCAAGGTGATCGGCGGCTCCTCCTCAATCAACGGCATGGTCTATGTGCGCGGCCACGCCGAAGATTTCAACCGCTGGGAGGAGCTTGGCGCCAGCGGCTGGGCCTATGCCGACGTGCTTCCCTATTTCAAGCGGATGGAACATTCGCATGGCGGCGAGGAAGGCTGGCGCGGCACCAACGGGCCGCTGCATGTCCAGCGCGGCGGCTTCACCAATCCACTGTTTCGCGCCTTCGTCGAGGCCGGCAAACAGGCGGGTTTCGAGACGACGGAGGATTATAACGGCCGCAAGCAGGAAGGCTTCGGGCTGATGGAGCAGACCATCTTTGCCGGCCGCCGCTGGTCTGCCGCCAACGCCTATCTGAAGCCGGCCCTGAAGCGGCAGAATGTCGAAATCGTGTACGGCCTGGCGCGCAAGATCGTGATCGAGAACGGCCGGGCGACCGGTGTCGAAATCGAACGCGGCGGCAGGACGGAGGTGGTCAAGGCCAACCGCGAGGTGATCGTCTCGGCCTCCTCCTTCAATTCGCCGAAGCTCTTGATGCTGTCGGGCATCGGCCCGGGTCAGCATCTCAACGATATGGGCATCGATGTGAAGGCCGACCGGCCGGGCGTCGGCGCCAACCTGCAGGACCATATGGAATTCTACTTCCAGCAGGTCAGTACCAAGCCGGTGTCGCTCTATTCCTGGCTGCCCTGGTTCTGGCAGGGCGTGGCGGGGGCGCAATGGCTGCTGTCGAAGGGCGGGCTCGGCGCCTCCAACCAATTCGAGGCCTGCGCCTTCCTGCGCTCCGCGCCGGGGCTGAAGCAGCCCGACATCCAGTATCATTTCCTCCCCGTTGCGATCAGCTATGACGGCAAGGCGGCGGCCAAAAGCCACGGTTTCCAGGTGCATGTCGGCTACAACCTGTCGAAATCGCGCGGCAACGTGACGCTGCGCTCACCCGACCCCAAGGCCGAGCCGGTGCTGCGTTTCAACTATATGAGCCACCCGGAAGACTGGGAGAAATTCCGCCATTGCGTGCGGCTGACCCGCGAGATCTTCGGGCAGACGGCCTTCGACGCCTATCGCGGCCCGGAGATCCAACCGGGCGAAGGTGTACAGAGCGACGAGCAGATCGACGCCTTCCTGCGCGAACATCTGGAAAGCGCCTATCACCCCTGCGGCACCTGCAAGATGGGCGCCAAGGATGATCCGATGGCGGTGGTCGATCCGCAGACCCGGGTGATCGGCGTCGAGGCCTTGCGCGTCGCCGACAGCTCGATCTTCCCGCACGTCACCTACGGCAATCTGAACGGCCCCTCGATCATGACCGGCGAGAAGGCCGCCGACCACATTCTCGGCAAGCAGCCGCTCGCGCGCTCGAACCAGGAGCCCTGGATCAATCCGAGGGCGGCGGTCAGCGATCGATAG